From the genome of Brachyhypopomus gauderio isolate BG-103 chromosome 20, BGAUD_0.2, whole genome shotgun sequence, one region includes:
- the LOC143484393 gene encoding uncharacterized protein CXorf38-like isoform X1, whose translation MEASKRFTDEDYKNWLKTAEGLYLLRRYIRDFVENETETYHKSLRDHLKGVICVNKCKSPGPGKKFVDSALCQGCQQWKCKILANHLSKSSVHFENCQPYLWPLEKWEVAKAYMPRTPRDHNSFQQFDISAILNFMDHCKHFRALIKTPLFSKVINVRNKVMHSPELRLSKKDSNAYIENVLQLAKTLEPRAPGLKAISEELKQFEENLEKYCRRSSHHAEDSKEDHLKLMNREHQALKEKIEFLAQHYEEQQNADLKKELQGMRNFLEQNKDLLENLGPHVNQLDEIQEKVNKHDQQIDNLEDRVDKLEKDTLEKEDTVFIGETLKFKNHLIEEARKRKWSDPVFTEVFESTGYRGRVEVNGRLFIGSCVCSTKKRAHQDVARQALESLELCDSNEELSQPGYRDQPSAYTAVPSVTPAASSSSKVLFPLPLPLPLPFFFPLCPPHHAVKQAKRCFLVAFTNRVASELISSFSFQMSSFMPLQPWSSQTKKSFLMDVNTRNMQLNQLMKN comes from the exons ATGGAGGCATCCAAACGCTTCACCGACGAAGACTACAAAAACTGGCTGAAAACAGCGGAGGGTCTGTACCTATTGAGGAGGTACATTAGGGACTTCGTCGAAAACGAAACCGAAACTTATCATAAGTCTCTTCGGGATCATTTAAAAGGAGTTATTTGTGTAAACAAATGCAAATCTCCAGGACCAGGAAAAAAG TTTGTGGACTCAGCACTTTGTCAAGGGTGTCAGCAGTGGAAATGCAAGATATTAGCAAATCATCTTAGCAAGTCTTCAGTACACTTTGAGAACTGTCAGCCATACCTGTGGCCATTGGAGAAATGGGAAGTGGCTAAG GCATATATGCCACGTACACCAAGGGATCATAACAGTTTTCAACAGTTCGACATTTCTGCTATTCTGAACTTCATGGATCACTGCAAACATTTTAGGGCTTTAATTAAAACTCCGCTTTTCAGCAAG GTAATTAATGTGAGGAACAAAGTGATGCATTCCCCTGAACTCAGGCTGAGCAAAAAGGATTCAAATGCATATATAGAAAATGTTTTGCAATTGGCAAAGACCCTTGAACCTCGTGCACCAGGCCTGAAGGCTATATCAGAGGAGCTAAAGCAG TTTGAGGAAAACTTGGAGAAGTATTGCCGCCGAAGTTCTCACCATGCAGAGGACAGCAAGGAAGACCATTTGAAGCTGATGAATAGGGAGCACCAGGCTCTGAAAGAGAAGATTGAGTTTCTAGCACAGCACTATGAGGAACAACAAAATGCAGACCTTAAA AAAGAACTACAGGGTATGAGAAACTTTTTGGAGCAGAACAAGGACCTTCTGGAGAACCTGGGTCCTCATGTTAACCAGCTGGATGAGATCCAAGAGAAGGTGAACAAACACGATCAGCAGATTGATAACCTGGAGGACAGGGTTGACAAACTGGAAAAAGACACACTGGAAAAAGAGG ACACTGTATTCATCGGCGAAACCTTGAAGTTCAAGAATCATCTGATAGAAGAAGCTAGGAAAAGGAAATGGTCAGATCCTGTTTTCACAGAGGTCTTTGAATCCACTG GTTATAGAGGTCGTGTGGAGGTCAATGGGCGCCTCTTTATTGGCTCTTGTGTGTGTAGTACCAAGAAGAGGGCTCACCAGGACGTGGCCAGACAGGCCCTGGAAAGCCTTGAACTCTGTGATAGTAATGAAGAGCTTTCACAGCCCGGATACAGAGACCAGCCATCTGCATATACAGCTGTTCCATCAGTGACTCCTGCTGCCTCGTCCTCAAGTAAAGTgctttttcctcttcctcttcctcttcctcttcccttcTTCTTTCCTCTCTGTCCGCCTCATCACGCAGTCAAGCAAGCGAAACGTTGTTTTTTGGTGGCTTTTACCAACCGTGTTGCTTCTGAGCTGATTTCGAGTTTCTCGTTTCAGATGTCGTCTTTTATGCCACTGCAACCGTGGTCCTCACAAACCAAGAAGTCGTTTCTGATGGATGTGAACACGAGGAACATGCAGTTGAATCAGCTTATGAAAAACTAG
- the LOC143484393 gene encoding uncharacterized protein CXorf38-like isoform X2, whose amino-acid sequence MEASKRFTDEDYKNWLKTAEGLYLLRRYIRDFVENETETYHKSLRDHLKGVICVNKCKSPGPGKKFVDSALCQGCQQWKCKILANHLSKSSVHFENCQPYLWPLEKWEVAKAYMPRTPRDHNSFQQFDISAILNFMDHCKHFRALIKTPLFSKVINVRNKVMHSPELRLSKKDSNAYIENVLQLAKTLEPRAPGLKAISEELKQFEENLEKYCRRSSHHAEDSKEDHLKLMNREHQALKEKIEFLAQHYEEQQNADLKKELQGMRNFLEQNKDLLENLGPHVNQLDEIQEKVNKHDQQIDNLEDRVDKLEKDTLEKEDTVFIGETLKFKNHLIEEARKRKWSDPVFTEVFESTVPRRGLTRTWPDRPWKALNSVIVMKSFHSPDTETSHLHIQLFHQ is encoded by the exons ATGGAGGCATCCAAACGCTTCACCGACGAAGACTACAAAAACTGGCTGAAAACAGCGGAGGGTCTGTACCTATTGAGGAGGTACATTAGGGACTTCGTCGAAAACGAAACCGAAACTTATCATAAGTCTCTTCGGGATCATTTAAAAGGAGTTATTTGTGTAAACAAATGCAAATCTCCAGGACCAGGAAAAAAG TTTGTGGACTCAGCACTTTGTCAAGGGTGTCAGCAGTGGAAATGCAAGATATTAGCAAATCATCTTAGCAAGTCTTCAGTACACTTTGAGAACTGTCAGCCATACCTGTGGCCATTGGAGAAATGGGAAGTGGCTAAG GCATATATGCCACGTACACCAAGGGATCATAACAGTTTTCAACAGTTCGACATTTCTGCTATTCTGAACTTCATGGATCACTGCAAACATTTTAGGGCTTTAATTAAAACTCCGCTTTTCAGCAAG GTAATTAATGTGAGGAACAAAGTGATGCATTCCCCTGAACTCAGGCTGAGCAAAAAGGATTCAAATGCATATATAGAAAATGTTTTGCAATTGGCAAAGACCCTTGAACCTCGTGCACCAGGCCTGAAGGCTATATCAGAGGAGCTAAAGCAG TTTGAGGAAAACTTGGAGAAGTATTGCCGCCGAAGTTCTCACCATGCAGAGGACAGCAAGGAAGACCATTTGAAGCTGATGAATAGGGAGCACCAGGCTCTGAAAGAGAAGATTGAGTTTCTAGCACAGCACTATGAGGAACAACAAAATGCAGACCTTAAA AAAGAACTACAGGGTATGAGAAACTTTTTGGAGCAGAACAAGGACCTTCTGGAGAACCTGGGTCCTCATGTTAACCAGCTGGATGAGATCCAAGAGAAGGTGAACAAACACGATCAGCAGATTGATAACCTGGAGGACAGGGTTGACAAACTGGAAAAAGACACACTGGAAAAAGAGG ACACTGTATTCATCGGCGAAACCTTGAAGTTCAAGAATCATCTGATAGAAGAAGCTAGGAAAAGGAAATGGTCAGATCCTGTTTTCACAGAGGTCTTTGAATCCACTG TACCAAGAAGAGGGCTCACCAGGACGTGGCCAGACAGGCCCTGGAAAGCCTTGAACTCTGTGATAGTAATGAAGAGCTTTCACAGCCCGGATACAGAGACCAGCCATCTGCATATACAGCTGTTCCATCAGTGA
- the LOC143484391 gene encoding uncharacterized protein LOC143484391: MVALQRLSGVLNCRSEDVKDGNYKGFLKEHLEAHGLQQPEYSNERKEVVTSEVEGLSTSTAEGSVAVLQPSAPTHQADDDDDEAHLTKPRDTHTPPIPRKVAKLECADVVFYATATVVLTNQEVVSDGCEHEEHAVESAYEKLAGVFGVTAPEAGKSFRAAVLTHFDTCHYTPPSEYLYQQGDKSFCKLLLCGPFTFHDKDGSIKKKQAEQQAAMVALQRLSGVLNCRSEDVKDGNYKGFLKEHLEAHGLQQPEYSNERKEVVTSEVEGPSTSTEGSVAVLQPPAPTHQADDDDHDEAHLTEPQGTHTPPIPPSIPGSRENLDQRDEIYKLLTLFNLKPPSVIVESVRNEQNFCMKVEAILDNLTFKNKDPSTSKKDAVRKAYYVLGYALGICQSNTVSLQEATMLVKQDFSQKSLPHPKELIEGTKEPFYCSLTVISYRLVYEGQGSTEADAKLDVLQKALRALPVLFGYESLPSSSSAEETEAQINAVLRSKGQKDLALSLRRRHLCSATVLLKDYAMTSTGQSNKKGNRSDLSRRILGLLGEKTEPSCSSFRNLLDEWFRKRGLQLPVFEDTEEGQGSRTTLSLSLSCSHSDWEDSLEAACGKLIQELSERFRYLSE, from the exons ATGGTTGCCCTGCAACGGCTGTCAGGGGTCCTTAACTGTAGATCTGAGGATGTTAAAGATGGAAACTACAAAGGGTTTCTGAAGGAACATCTAGAAGCCCATGGTCTACAACAACCTGAGTACAGTAATGAGAGAAAGGAAGTGGTCACTTCAGAAGTGGAGGGTCTTAGCACTAGCACAG cagagggcagtgttGCAGTGCTGCAGCCCTCAGCTCCCACACACCAGgccgacgatgatgatgatgaagccCATCTGACAAAACCTCGGGACACGCACACCCCCCCCATACCACGCAAAGTGGCCAAACTGGAATGTGCAG ATGTCGTCTTTTATGCCACTGCAACCGTGGTCCTCACAAACCAAGAAGTCGTTTCTGATGGATGTGAACATGAGGAACATGCAGTTGAATCAGCTTATGAAAAACTAGCCGGTGTGTTTGGTGTAACGGCTCCAGAAGCAG GTAAAAGTTTTAGGGCAGCGGTCTTGACACATTTTGATACCTGCCATTACACTCCACCATCAGAATATTTATATCAGCAAGGTGATAAGAGCTTCTGCAAACTCCTTCTGTGCGGGCCGTTTACCTTTCATGACAAAG ATGGCTCCATAAAGAAGAAACAGGCAGAACAGCAGGCAGCTATGGTTGCCCTGCAACGGCTGTCAGGGGTCCTTAACTGTAGATCTGAGGATGTTAAAGATGGAAACTACAAAGGGTTTCTGAAGGAACATCTAGAAGCCCATGGTCTACAACAACCTGAGTACAGTAATGAGAGAAAGGAAGTGGTCACTTCAGAAGTGGAGGGTCCTAGCACTAGCACAG agggcagtgttGCAGTGCTGCAGCCCCCAGCTCCCACACACCAGGCCGACGATGATGATCATGATGAAGCCCATCTGACAGAACCTCAGGGCACGCACACGCCTCCCATACCCCCTTCCATACCAGGCAGCAGAGAGAACCTTGATCAAAGAGATG AGATCTACAAACTTCTGACACTGTTTAATCTCAAACCTCCATCTGTAATAGTAGAGAGTGTCAGAAATGAACAAAACTTCTGCATGAAAGTGGAGGCCATCTTGGATAATCTAACCTTTAAGAACAAAGATCCCTCTACCTCCAAGAAAGATGCCGTTCGTAAAGCATATTATGTACTCGGATATGCGTTGGGCATTTGTCAGTCAAACACAG TCTCTCTTCAAGAAGCAACCATGCTGGTGAAACAGGATTTTTCCCAGAAGTCTTTGCCCCATCCCAAGGAGCTTATTGAAGGCACCAAGGAGCCTTTCTACTGCTCGCTCACAGTCATCTCATACAGGCTCGTCTATGAGGGACAAG GTTCCACGGAGGCAGACGCGAAGCTGGATGTCCTGCAGAAGGCCCTGCGTGCCCTGCCCGTGCTTTTTGGCTACGAGTCTCTGCCCAGCTCCAGCAGTGCTGAGGAAACGGAGGCTCAGATCAACGCCGTCCTGAGAAGCAAAGGCCAGAAGGACCTGGCGCTCTCCCTCCGACGCCGGCACCTGTGCTCGGCCACGGTGCTGCTCAAGGACTACGCAATGACGAGCACGGGGCAGTCCAACAAGAAGGGGAACCGCAGCGACCTGAGCCGGCGCATCCTGGGCCTGCTGGGGGAGAAGACAG AACCGAGCTGCTCGTCTTTCAGGAACCTCTTAGACGAGTGGTTCAGAAAGAGGGGCCTGCAGCTGCCGGTGTTTGAGGACACGGAGGAGGGCCAGGGATCCAgaaccacactctctctctcactctcctgctcTCATTCAG ACTGGGAAGACAGCTTGGAGGCAGCGTGTGGGAAGCTGATCCAGGAGCTGAGTGAGAGGTTTCGGTATCTGTCTGAGTAG